A window from Nitrospira sp. ND1 encodes these proteins:
- a CDS encoding TIR domain-containing protein: protein MSRAKKPPQKEPPQGFSLQSSLKPDYGGQITRIVWAPDGSKLACPTQGGSIWFWALDSNSPYWECEGHAPYWTSCVTWLSSDGSLIASGSNDKRVKVWDTKTREKLCELKGHGSWILSLAWSPHSNVLASGSNDNTIRLWSSVDWKEIGTLTGHSGAVHSLEWSPDGQRFASGSEDLTIRLWNAENQQSSILSGHTEPVMSLAWSPDGGRIASGSGDGTIRMWDAQTRLCLNIMEGHAQGITSVSFSPDGLFLASKSFDNTIRLWRADTYQAVGILREEAANVLVPTSGIAFNPQSGLLATLGNKDTAVRLWKLDAERLAAKSFRTDQHLYRNAKVVVVGDTGVGKSGLALVLTGEKWKETGSTHGRRVWVFENTKIVDDRGRTETRETLLWDLAGQPDYRLIHQLNLNEVALALIVFDSRSQTDPFAGVRYWDRAIRQAARVLGDTVRPITKFLIAARMDVGAIGVSTDRIDNLRQECGFSQYFKTSAKEGWHITELAEAIRQGIDWETLPQVTSTELFQSIKSFLVAEKESGRLLSTFDDLYRSYQLSNGAEATDQLRGDFNICIGRIESQGLIKRLSFGNFILLQPELRDAYASAMANAAKDEPDGLGGINEERLKSGELPLASDERIKDRYQEQLLILATIEELLRHEIALRESSADGTLLIFPSQLTRENPDLPELQGEAVVYRFEGAVQNIYATLVVRLSHSNIFRKKTMWKNAVTFSTRSLGVCGIVCHETGEGRGELRVFFDQTATRETRLQFEEYVETHLSRKALPGSVERRRIVSCTTPECGQVFTDEQIMRRKERGSHTINCPVCDAVISLSDSPEAAPEYPSVTCEIDAAAELQREREMGRTRVQAKEASGNFDVFLCHNSSDKPVVNAIASQLKEKGILPWLDEERLRPGLPWMQQFEEQIESIKSAAVFVGASGIGPWQSQEIWVLLQKFTQLRCPVIPVLLEGAPQKLELPIFLDINTLVDFGKREPEPLEQLIWGVTGERPKAL from the coding sequence ATGTCACGAGCAAAGAAACCTCCTCAAAAAGAACCGCCTCAAGGATTTTCCCTCCAAAGTTCGCTGAAGCCCGACTACGGCGGACAAATCACTCGAATTGTTTGGGCTCCGGATGGATCGAAATTGGCCTGCCCCACTCAAGGGGGGTCCATCTGGTTTTGGGCGCTAGACTCGAACAGCCCGTATTGGGAATGCGAAGGTCATGCTCCGTATTGGACAAGTTGTGTGACTTGGCTGTCCTCCGATGGTTCTCTGATCGCGTCGGGTTCCAATGACAAACGTGTCAAAGTATGGGACACAAAGACCAGGGAAAAGTTGTGTGAGCTCAAGGGACACGGATCATGGATTCTCAGCTTAGCTTGGTCTCCTCACAGTAACGTTCTGGCCTCTGGGTCCAATGACAACACTATTAGACTTTGGAGTTCGGTCGATTGGAAAGAAATCGGAACCCTCACCGGCCATTCTGGCGCAGTTCATAGTTTGGAATGGTCACCAGACGGGCAGCGGTTCGCATCCGGTTCAGAAGATTTAACTATTCGGCTATGGAATGCGGAGAATCAACAATCTTCCATCCTCTCCGGTCACACAGAGCCGGTCATGAGTCTTGCCTGGTCTCCCGATGGCGGACGGATCGCGTCAGGCTCAGGCGATGGGACGATCCGCATGTGGGATGCACAGACTCGTCTCTGTCTGAACATTATGGAAGGGCACGCCCAGGGGATTACCAGTGTGTCCTTCTCACCAGACGGCCTTTTTCTTGCCTCAAAGTCATTTGACAATACGATTCGGCTTTGGCGCGCCGACACCTATCAGGCAGTAGGGATCTTGCGAGAAGAAGCCGCCAACGTGCTGGTCCCAACCTCTGGTATTGCCTTCAATCCTCAATCGGGTTTGCTGGCAACTTTGGGTAACAAGGACACGGCAGTTCGGTTGTGGAAACTCGATGCGGAACGATTGGCGGCGAAGTCTTTTCGAACGGACCAGCATTTGTATCGAAATGCCAAAGTAGTAGTGGTCGGGGACACCGGCGTTGGAAAGTCGGGTCTGGCACTGGTGCTGACTGGGGAAAAGTGGAAAGAGACGGGATCAACCCATGGCCGGCGAGTTTGGGTTTTCGAGAATACTAAAATCGTCGATGATCGAGGACGGACGGAAACCCGAGAGACGCTGCTGTGGGATCTGGCCGGTCAACCGGATTATCGATTGATTCATCAACTCAATCTGAACGAAGTCGCACTCGCCCTGATCGTCTTTGATTCGAGGAGCCAGACCGACCCATTTGCAGGCGTGCGGTACTGGGATAGGGCGATCCGACAAGCGGCTCGAGTACTGGGCGACACGGTCCGCCCGATCACCAAATTTCTCATCGCCGCACGAATGGACGTTGGAGCGATCGGCGTCAGCACGGACCGCATCGACAATCTGAGGCAGGAATGCGGATTCAGTCAATATTTCAAAACGAGCGCAAAGGAAGGGTGGCACATTACTGAGTTAGCGGAAGCGATTCGTCAAGGAATCGACTGGGAGACGCTACCACAAGTCACTTCGACTGAGCTATTTCAGAGCATCAAGAGTTTCCTGGTGGCGGAAAAGGAATCCGGCAGACTTCTCTCCACGTTTGATGATCTCTATCGATCCTATCAGCTCTCGAATGGAGCGGAAGCCACCGATCAACTCCGAGGAGACTTCAATATTTGTATCGGCCGCATCGAATCACAAGGGTTGATCAAACGGCTGAGCTTTGGAAACTTTATTCTCCTCCAGCCAGAGCTACGGGATGCTTACGCTTCCGCTATGGCCAATGCCGCGAAGGATGAGCCGGATGGCTTGGGTGGTATCAATGAAGAGCGCCTCAAGTCCGGAGAGCTGCCTCTTGCCAGCGATGAGCGGATTAAGGACCGCTATCAGGAACAATTATTAATACTCGCGACCATTGAAGAGCTCTTGCGCCATGAAATCGCGCTCCGTGAGAGCAGTGCTGATGGAACACTGCTGATTTTCCCGTCTCAGCTTACTCGAGAGAATCCGGATTTGCCTGAGTTGCAGGGAGAGGCGGTGGTTTATAGATTCGAAGGAGCGGTTCAGAATATATATGCTACCCTGGTGGTTCGACTGTCCCACAGCAACATTTTTAGAAAAAAGACGATGTGGAAGAACGCTGTAACGTTCTCTACCCGAAGCCTCGGTGTCTGCGGAATCGTATGTCATGAAACTGGAGAAGGCCGTGGTGAGCTGAGGGTGTTCTTCGATCAAACAGCCACACGGGAGACCCGGCTGCAGTTCGAGGAATATGTAGAAACCCATTTGTCTCGGAAAGCGCTCCCAGGTAGTGTTGAAAGAAGACGCATAGTTTCCTGCACTACTCCCGAATGCGGGCAAGTGTTCACCGATGAACAGATCATGCGCCGGAAAGAGAGAGGGTCACACACTATCAACTGCCCCGTGTGTGACGCTGTTATTTCCCTCTCGGACAGTCCGGAGGCTGCTCCTGAGTATCCGTCAGTGACCTGCGAAATTGACGCGGCTGCGGAACTGCAACGTGAACGTGAAATGGGCCGAACGAGGGTACAAGCTAAGGAAGCTTCGGGCAATTTTGACGTATTTCTGTGCCACAACAGTTCGGACAAGCCGGTCGTCAACGCGATCGCCAGCCAGCTGAAGGAAAAGGGGATTCTGCCCTGGCTTGATGAAGAGCGATTGCGGCCAGGGCTTCCATGGATGCAGCAATTCGAAGAGCAAATCGAAAGTATTAAATCGGCGGCAGTGTTCGTTGGAGCCAGTGGAATCGGGCCTTGGCAAAGTCAAGAAATCTGGGTATTGCTTCAGAAGTTCACTCAACTACGATGTCCGGTTATCCCAGTGTTATTGGAAGGCGCGCCACAGAAGTTGGAGTTGCCCATCTTCCTGGATATCAATACCCTGGTCGATTTCGGGAAAAGGGAACCTGAGCCACTGGAGCAATTGATTTGGGGTGTCACCGGCGAGAGGCCGAAGGCGTTGTAA
- a CDS encoding CBASS cGAMP-activated phospholipase yields MRSPLLGIRVHLSGSIPEDATDEQVKSISSFVERFALAVLRDGGTLMHGSHPSFDMPLKAAGGRFVAAGGSRDALILVRAQKFATTSEQFHEIEAQRQYSTVQIVPAVVGDINQSLVPIREWMAEHCDVVVAIGGRHWDVNKALAGVPEELEETLARGKPGFVLGAFGGAIAGYLQDNNTIFYRLRNGLTIDENRAISASSDITYLVNKIISQIQLLPLIRETVQGGRLFRILALDGGGLRGTFTAAVLAKWDDMIKSGGGNEIVKHFDLVAGTSTGAILAIGLGLGLSPLQILDFYRTKGPQIFPKDRGLRHWLRSKHESSTLRATLAEVFGNKLLRHSCCRLVIPTVRAIHGEAESIVTPHSLDRTGFSEISAVDAALASSAAPTYFDEAVIESPVAAASYLDGGIWANNPVLPAIAEAMRHMNIPLDRVDVLSVGTIGSEIDFTESLGKGKAGWAPTSASLFFAAQEHAASLLADGFLSRARHLRVNQQSPSEIKLDDKEAIEDMALRGANVGQDSFLTVRSRFLDGFHAADWRQRDSTGHATDDHRA; encoded by the coding sequence ATGCGATCACCTTTGCTGGGAATACGGGTACACCTTTCGGGTTCAATTCCAGAGGATGCGACCGATGAGCAAGTTAAGTCGATATCTTCATTCGTCGAAAGGTTTGCCTTGGCAGTGCTGAGAGATGGCGGGACGCTCATGCATGGTAGTCATCCAAGCTTTGATATGCCCCTGAAGGCTGCTGGCGGTCGGTTCGTTGCTGCCGGCGGTTCGAGGGATGCACTAATTCTAGTCCGCGCTCAAAAGTTTGCCACTACGAGCGAGCAGTTCCATGAGATAGAGGCACAGCGTCAATATTCCACAGTTCAAATTGTGCCTGCGGTCGTCGGAGACATAAACCAAAGCCTGGTTCCTATTCGGGAGTGGATGGCAGAGCATTGCGATGTGGTCGTGGCGATTGGCGGACGACATTGGGATGTAAATAAGGCCTTGGCGGGGGTTCCGGAAGAGCTGGAGGAGACTCTCGCTCGGGGGAAACCCGGATTTGTCCTTGGGGCGTTCGGGGGAGCCATTGCTGGATACCTCCAAGATAACAATACGATCTTTTACCGACTACGGAATGGACTCACCATCGACGAGAATCGCGCAATCTCTGCCAGTAGTGATATCACTTACTTGGTCAATAAAATCATCTCTCAAATTCAGCTTTTGCCACTGATTCGTGAAACTGTCCAGGGCGGCCGCTTATTTCGAATTCTAGCCTTAGATGGAGGCGGGCTTCGTGGAACCTTTACTGCTGCCGTTCTTGCCAAGTGGGACGACATGATCAAAAGTGGTGGAGGCAATGAAATCGTCAAACATTTTGATTTAGTGGCTGGCACCTCGACCGGGGCCATTCTGGCCATTGGACTTGGGCTAGGGCTATCCCCATTGCAGATTCTTGATTTTTACCGTACCAAGGGGCCACAGATCTTTCCAAAAGACCGCGGCCTTCGCCATTGGCTGAGATCCAAACACGAGTCATCGACATTGCGTGCCACACTCGCAGAGGTGTTCGGAAACAAACTGCTACGGCATTCCTGCTGTCGGCTTGTTATTCCAACTGTGCGGGCGATACACGGAGAGGCCGAATCTATCGTGACACCCCACAGCTTGGACCGCACAGGATTCTCGGAAATCTCTGCGGTGGACGCAGCCCTGGCATCTTCTGCTGCTCCGACATACTTCGATGAAGCGGTTATAGAAAGTCCGGTTGCTGCAGCGAGTTACCTCGACGGGGGAATTTGGGCGAACAACCCAGTTTTACCGGCGATCGCCGAAGCCATGCGGCATATGAATATCCCGCTAGACAGGGTTGATGTTTTGAGTGTTGGGACGATCGGGAGCGAGATCGACTTTACTGAGTCACTCGGTAAGGGTAAGGCTGGATGGGCACCGACGAGCGCTAGTCTGTTCTTTGCAGCGCAGGAACACGCAGCATCTTTGCTGGCAGATGGCTTCTTAAGCCGCGCCCGCCATTTGCGTGTGAATCAACAATCCCCCAGTGAGATCAAGCTTGATGATAAGGAAGCCATCGAGGACATGGCCCTGCGCGGAGCCAACGTCGGGCAGGATTCATTCTTGACCGTCCGATCACGCTTCCTCGATGGCTTCCATGCCGCTGATTGGCGTCAACGAGATAGTACGGGACACGCAACAGATGATCATCGCGCCTGA